The Fretibacterium sp. OH1220_COT-178 genome includes a region encoding these proteins:
- a CDS encoding DUF327 domain-containing protein, whose translation MRVKRSGEGAKGRVEYGGGGGGRSASAPGSVAAPAPFGLAMEESEIRVLLDRLDAVSARLSVFPAERLIAEYRSILTDLLRRAMKGFSLRRDLRWRKTDRKMFVTIERAEAAMEELEDAFRREGDRSRAIALLEEIKGCLISLLL comes from the coding sequence TTGAGGGTCAAGAGGAGCGGGGAGGGCGCGAAGGGCAGGGTGGAGTACGGCGGCGGGGGCGGAGGACGCTCCGCCTCGGCGCCGGGCTCCGTCGCCGCCCCGGCCCCCTTCGGCCTGGCGATGGAGGAGTCGGAGATTCGGGTGCTCCTCGACCGCCTCGACGCCGTGTCGGCCCGCCTCTCGGTCTTTCCGGCGGAGCGCCTGATTGCGGAGTATCGCTCGATTCTGACGGATCTGCTCCGTCGGGCCATGAAGGGCTTCAGCCTCAGGCGCGACCTCCGCTGGCGCAAGACCGACCGCAAGATGTTCGTCACGATCGAGCGGGCCGAGGCCGCCATGGAGGAGCTCGAGGACGCCTTCCGCAGGGAGGGCGACCGCAGCCGGGCCATAGCCCTGCTGGAGGAGATCAAAGGATGCCTGATATCCCTGCTTCTGTGA